The sequence below is a genomic window from Clostridium sp. BJN0001.
TCCTACAGGTTACAGCTAATATTAAAAATAAGGAATATGATAATTTTACATATGTGGTATCGATATTGGTAGATTTTATACTCTGCCTTAATATTCATCAGCAGAGACAAATAAGTAGACTTAGCACAAATATATTAATTGGAGGATTATTTGTATTTTCAATTGTAATGATATTTCATTTCTTAAAAATACAATTTAACAGTTATAGGATAAGTGTTTTAAATACTGAGCTTCAGAGAAAAAATGATGAACTTAGAAAAATAAAACATGATTATGGTTCTCAGATTTCTTGTATATATGGTCTTTATTTAATGAAAAGATATGATGATATAGGAGACGCACTTAAAAGAATAATAGAAGATAAAGATAAACTTATTAATATTGAAACTAATGTTAATAAATATAGTATGATTTTTGCAACATCACTAAGAGATGCTGAAAAAGAAAAAGGAATAAATGTAATAGTAGAAGATACAATTGATTATAAGAAAGTGAAAGTTCCATATATATATATTCACAGAGTAATAAGTAATATAGTAAGTAATGCAGTACGTGCTATGGGCGGAAAAGGAATTATAAGAGCATCTGCATATAATTTATCTGATAAAAACATTATAGAAATAGAAAATAATGGGCCTAAAATACCTGATGATGTATTAGAAAAAATATTTAAAAAAGGTTTTACTACAAAGAAGGCAAAATCCACTGAACATGGGTATGGACTTAACATAGTAAAAGATCTTTTAAGGGCATATGGTGGAAAAATTAAAGTAGATAGTAATGAAAAAAGAACGATATTTAAAATAATATTTTGATAGTTTAATTTAAATAAAAAAAATATTTCAAAAATTCTCAAAAATAGTGTACTATTATATTTGAAGTAATAAATTAATTAAGATTTAAGGGGTGCTAACAAATGTATAAAATTATGAATAAACAGGAGCTTTCGAGCAATATCTTTTTAATGGATATTAAAGCCGAAAGAGTAGCAAAAGCAGCAAAGCCAGGTCAGTTTATTATCGTAAAAAATACTGAAAAAGGTGAAAGAGTACCTTTAACAGTTGCAGATATTGATAAGGAAAAAGGAACTATAACAATTGTATTTCAAACAGTTGGAAAGAGCACTAAAGAACTTTCAAATTTTGAAGCTAATCAATCTGTCTGTGATTTTGTAGGTCCACTTGGTACACCTTCTGAATTTATTGAAGAAGATATAGAAGAACTTAAAAAGAAAAAATATATCTTCATAGCTGGTGGAGTTGGAGCTGCGCCTGTATATCCTCAAGTAAAATGGATGAAAGAACATTCAATTGATGTAGATGTAATTTTGGGAAGCAGAACAAAAGATTTAATTATTTTTGAAGATAAGCTAAGGGCAGTTTCTAAAAATCTTTATGTAGCAACTGATGATGGAAGCTACGGATTTAATGGAAGAGTTACTGACTGTTTAACTGATTTAGTAAAAAATCAAGGAAAGAAATATGATCATGCAGTAGTAATAGGACCTATGATAATGATGAAATTCATGGCACAGCTTACTAAAAAGTTAGAAATACCAACAACTGTAAGTTTAAATACTATAATGGTAGATGGAACTGGAATGTGTGGAGCATGCAGAGTAAATGTTGGAGGGGAAATTAAGTTTGCATGTGTTGATGGACCAGAATTTGACGGACATTTAGTTGATTTTGATCAAGCAATGAGAAGACAGACAATGTATAAAACTGAAGAGGGAAGAGCAATGTTAAAAGCAGAAGAAGGAGACACTCATAAAAATGGTGGCTGCGGATGCGGAGGTAATAAGTAATGAATAATGATAGAATGAAAAAAGTACCAGTAAGGGAACAAGATCCAAAAGTAAGAGCTACAAATTTCGAAGAAGTTTGTTTAGGATATAATGAAGAGGAAGCTGTAAAAGAAGCATCAAGATGTTTAACATGTAAGAATCCACAATGCGTTAAAGGATGTCCTGTATCAATTCAGATACCAGATTTTATAGCTTATGTAAAAGAAGGAAAATTTGAAGAAGCAGCAAAAGAAATTGCTAAGTATAGTGCACTTCCTGCAGTATGTGGAAGAGTATGTCCACAGGAAAAGCAGTGTGAAGGAAAATGTGTACTTGGAATAAAAGGAGAAGCTGTTTCAATTGGAAAGCTTGAAAGATTCGTAGCAGATTATGCAGCTGAGCATAATGTTGATTTAAGCGAAACTGAACCTAAAAATGGAATGAAAGTTGCAGTTATAGGTTCTGGTCCATCAGGACTTACATGTGCAGGAGACTTAGCTAAAAAGGGATATGATGTAACAATCTTTGAAGCACTTCATAAAGCAGGTGGAGTTCTTGAATATGGTATACCAGAATTCAGACTTCCAAAAGAAAAAGTTGTTAAAAAACAAGTTGAAAACATAAAGAAACTTGGAGTAAAGATTGAAACTAACGTTATAATAGGAAGAACAATTACAGTTGATGAATTATTTGAAACAGAAGGATTTAAAGCTGTATTTATAGGTTCAGGTGCAGGTCTTCCAAGATTCATGGGAATAGATGGAGAAAATGCTAACGGAGTATATTCTGCTAATGAATTCTTAACAAGAGTAAACTTAATGAAAGCAGCACTTGACGATTATGACACACCTGTTAAAGTCGGAAAGAAGGTTGCAGTAGTAGGTGGAGGAAATGTTGCTATGGATGCTGCAAGAACAGCATTAAGACTTGGCTCAGAAAGTCATATAGTATACAGAAGAGGAGAAGAGGAACTTCCAGCAAGAAAAGAAGAAGTACATCATGCGAAGCAGGAAGGAATAATCTTTGATCTTTTAGTAAATCCTACTGAAATCT
It includes:
- a CDS encoding sensor histidine kinase; the protein is MHFGGYILDIFNIVIFVITTDYCLEKKFNTNRLRIISIILFLSLFSVMNRFFITNTYISVFILHFIYISILIFMQKETRLLGSIILSILYVACQLNKILIDNLLLLFDVDLILSNNIIIFETILFDIMIFLMKNKFLQVTANIKNKEYDNFTYVVSILVDFILCLNIHQQRQISRLSTNILIGGLFVFSIVMIFHFLKIQFNSYRISVLNTELQRKNDELRKIKHDYGSQISCIYGLYLMKRYDDIGDALKRIIEDKDKLINIETNVNKYSMIFATSLRDAEKEKGINVIVEDTIDYKKVKVPYIYIHRVISNIVSNAVRAMGGKGIIRASAYNLSDKNIIEIENNGPKIPDDVLEKIFKKGFTTKKAKSTEHGYGLNIVKDLLRAYGGKIKVDSNEKRTIFKIIF
- the gltA gene encoding NADPH-dependent glutamate synthase, producing MNNDRMKKVPVREQDPKVRATNFEEVCLGYNEEEAVKEASRCLTCKNPQCVKGCPVSIQIPDFIAYVKEGKFEEAAKEIAKYSALPAVCGRVCPQEKQCEGKCVLGIKGEAVSIGKLERFVADYAAEHNVDLSETEPKNGMKVAVIGSGPSGLTCAGDLAKKGYDVTIFEALHKAGGVLEYGIPEFRLPKEKVVKKQVENIKKLGVKIETNVIIGRTITVDELFETEGFKAVFIGSGAGLPRFMGIDGENANGVYSANEFLTRVNLMKAALDDYDTPVKVGKKVAVVGGGNVAMDAARTALRLGSESHIVYRRGEEELPARKEEVHHAKQEGIIFDLLVNPTEILTDENGWVKGMKCVKMQLGQPDASGRRRPEAIEGSEFVMDVDTVIMSLGTSPNPLISSTTEGLEINKRRCIIAEEETGLTTKEAVYAGGDAVTGAATVILAMGAGKKAAKAIDEYLKK
- a CDS encoding sulfide/dihydroorotate dehydrogenase-like FAD/NAD-binding protein; its protein translation is MYKIMNKQELSSNIFLMDIKAERVAKAAKPGQFIIVKNTEKGERVPLTVADIDKEKGTITIVFQTVGKSTKELSNFEANQSVCDFVGPLGTPSEFIEEDIEELKKKKYIFIAGGVGAAPVYPQVKWMKEHSIDVDVILGSRTKDLIIFEDKLRAVSKNLYVATDDGSYGFNGRVTDCLTDLVKNQGKKYDHAVVIGPMIMMKFMAQLTKKLEIPTTVSLNTIMVDGTGMCGACRVNVGGEIKFACVDGPEFDGHLVDFDQAMRRQTMYKTEEGRAMLKAEEGDTHKNGGCGCGGNK